One Thermodesulfovibrionales bacterium DNA window includes the following coding sequences:
- the rpmG gene encoding 50S ribosomal protein L33, protein MREIILLQCTECKNKNYSTTKNKKNTPDKLQLKKYCKHCRHHTLHKETKA, encoded by the coding sequence ATGAGGGAGATAATACTTTTACAGTGCACAGAGTGTAAGAACAAGAACTATTCAACAACCAAGAATAAGAAGAATACACCTGATAAGCTTCAGCTCAAAAAATACTGTAAGCACTGCAGACATCATACACTTCATAAAGAGACTAAGGCGTAG
- the secE gene encoding preprotein translocase subunit SecE, which yields MIKKIKEFFREVGFELKKVVFPSREELIGSTWVVIIAVIIAAIFLGIVDVGLAKIVERLLR from the coding sequence ATGATTAAGAAAATAAAAGAGTTTTTCAGGGAAGTGGGCTTTGAGCTCAAGAAGGTAGTCTTTCCATCCAGGGAAGAACTCATAGGCTCAACATGGGTTGTAATTATTGCTGTTATAATTGCCGCCATATTTCTTGGGATAGTTGACGTTGGATTAGCAAAGATTGTTGAGAGGTTACTGAGATAA
- the nusG gene encoding transcription termination/antitermination protein NusG: MGKNWYVVHTYSGYEDKVKQSIEKRAEEKGLKDKITNILIPTEKVIERRGSKKRESDKKFYPGYILVEMELDDETWHLIRSTPRVTGFVGGTKPVPLSEEEVNVIVQQVQKGPMQVRTQYVTGDEVKIIDGPFSGFVGKVDEVDIDHGRLKVIVKIFGRETPVELNFSQVEKER, encoded by the coding sequence ATGGGAAAAAACTGGTATGTAGTTCATACCTATTCAGGCTATGAAGATAAAGTAAAACAGTCTATTGAAAAGAGGGCAGAAGAAAAGGGTCTTAAGGATAAGATCACCAATATTCTCATTCCTACAGAAAAGGTTATTGAGAGGCGGGGTTCAAAGAAAAGAGAATCAGATAAAAAATTTTACCCTGGTTATATACTTGTGGAGATGGAGCTTGATGATGAGACATGGCACCTCATAAGAAGCACACCAAGGGTTACAGGATTTGTTGGCGGTACAAAACCAGTTCCTCTTTCTGAGGAAGAGGTGAATGTTATTGTCCAGCAGGTTCAGAAGGGACCGATGCAGGTAAGAACCCAGTATGTAACAGGAGATGAAGTGAAGATAATTGATGGTCCCTTTTCAGGATTTGTGGGAAAGGTTGACGAAGTGGATATAGATCATGGTAGATTAAAAGTCATTGTTAAGATTTTTGGAAGAGAAACACCTGTGGAGCTCAATTTCTCACAGGTGGAAAAGGAGCGATAA
- the rplK gene encoding 50S ribosomal protein L11, which yields MAKEIAAQVKLQIPAGKANPAPPVGPALGPHGINIMEFCKQFNAKTQAMGDTIIPVVITIYKDRSFTFITKTPPASELIKKAAGIIKGSSVPNKDKVGKLTMAQVREIAQTKLPDLNTQSLEAAIEMIKGTARSMGVEIVP from the coding sequence ATGGCAAAGGAAATAGCAGCACAGGTAAAACTACAGATACCGGCTGGAAAGGCTAACCCAGCACCGCCTGTTGGTCCTGCCCTTGGTCCGCACGGTATAAATATAATGGAATTCTGCAAGCAGTTTAACGCAAAGACACAGGCGATGGGTGATACCATAATACCTGTTGTCATAACTATTTACAAGGACAGGTCTTTTACATTTATAACAAAGACACCGCCTGCTTCAGAATTGATAAAGAAGGCAGCTGGTATAATAAAGGGTTCAAGTGTTCCCAACAAGGACAAAGTAGGAAAGCTGACCATGGCACAGGTGAGAGAGATAGCCCAAACGAAACTTCCTGACCTCAATACTCAGTCCCTTGAGGCTGCAATAGAGATGATAAAGGGAACTGCAAGAAGCATGGGAGTGGAGATAGTGCCTTAA
- the rplA gene encoding 50S ribosomal protein L1: protein MGKNIEAARQKIERAKEYSLEDAIKLLKECKYAKFDETVELAVNLGVDPKKSDQVVRGTVLLPHGTGKPVRVLVFAKGEKEKEAREAGADYVGAEDLVEKIQKGWLDFDKAVATPDVMGLVGKLGKILGPRGLMPNPKLGTVTFDIQKAVKELKAGKVEFAVDKGGVVHVPIGKMSFDDSKLVENAMAIISSIIKAKPASSKGKYLRKITLSSTMGPGIKINIDSVISKKG, encoded by the coding sequence ATGGGTAAAAATATAGAGGCAGCTCGGCAGAAGATCGAGAGAGCAAAGGAATACTCCCTTGAGGATGCCATAAAGCTTCTCAAGGAATGTAAATATGCAAAATTTGATGAAACAGTGGAGCTTGCTGTAAATCTCGGTGTTGATCCAAAAAAGAGTGACCAGGTTGTTAGAGGTACGGTGCTTTTACCCCATGGCACAGGAAAGCCTGTGCGAGTACTGGTCTTTGCCAAAGGAGAAAAGGAGAAAGAGGCAAGAGAAGCAGGTGCAGATTATGTGGGAGCAGAGGATCTGGTCGAGAAGATCCAGAAGGGATGGCTTGATTTTGATAAGGCAGTTGCCACTCCAGATGTTATGGGTCTTGTTGGAAAGCTCGGCAAGATACTTGGACCGAGGGGTCTAATGCCAAATCCAAAACTCGGTACCGTGACCTTTGATATCCAGAAGGCTGTAAAGGAATTGAAGGCAGGTAAGGTAGAGTTTGCTGTTGATAAGGGCGGAGTGGTTCATGTTCCTATAGGAAAGATGTCTTTTGATGATTCAAAGCTTGTTGAAAATGCAATGGCAATAATATCTTCTATCATAAAGGCAAAACCTGCTTCATCGAAGGGTAAGTATTTAAGGAAGATAACCCTTTCATCTACAATGGGTCCTGGTATAAAGATAAATATAGATAGTGTTATTTCAAAGAAAGGATAA
- the rplJ gene encoding 50S ribosomal protein L10 has translation MERAKKAEVIDELRDKFLRAKGVVFTDYTGMTVAEMSELRNLLRSSKIEYRVIKNNLARIAAKETPLSVLKPEEYRGPIGIAIGYDDPLLVVKKVLEFAEKNEKLKIKNSVVDGKIFSPEELKVLSKLPPREVLLSMLAGGLAQPLMQLASGFNAMLLNLLYAFEALKQKKEQQ, from the coding sequence ATGGAAAGGGCAAAAAAAGCAGAGGTGATTGATGAACTCAGGGATAAATTCCTCAGGGCAAAGGGCGTTGTATTCACTGACTATACCGGGATGACTGTGGCTGAAATGTCTGAGTTAAGGAATCTTTTAAGGAGTTCAAAGATTGAATACAGGGTCATTAAGAATAATCTTGCCAGAATAGCTGCAAAGGAAACACCTCTTTCTGTTCTCAAGCCTGAGGAATACAGAGGTCCCATTGGCATTGCTATTGGATATGATGACCCTCTGCTTGTTGTGAAAAAGGTACTCGAATTCGCTGAGAAGAATGAAAAGCTCAAGATCAAGAACTCTGTTGTTGATGGAAAAATTTTTTCACCTGAGGAACTCAAGGTTCTCTCAAAGCTTCCACCGAGAGAAGTGCTTCTCAGTATGCTTGCCGGTGGACTTGCACAGCCACTAATGCAGCTTGCTTCAGGGTTTAATGCCATGCTTTTAAATCTACTTTATGCCTTTGAGGCATTGAAACAAAAGAAGGAACAACAATAA
- the rplL gene encoding 50S ribosomal protein L7/L12, translated as MSVTKEQVFQFIDNMTVLELSQFIKEFEERYGVKAAAPVAAVAAPVAGAPAAAAPVEEKTSFDVILANAGEKKINVIKVVRELTGLGLKEAKDLVEGAPKPVKTGVSKDEANAIKAKLEAEGAKVEIK; from the coding sequence ATGTCAGTTACAAAAGAGCAGGTTTTCCAGTTTATTGATAATATGACGGTCCTTGAACTCTCTCAGTTTATTAAGGAGTTTGAGGAAAGATATGGAGTAAAGGCAGCAGCACCTGTTGCAGCGGTTGCAGCACCTGTTGCAGGAGCACCTGCAGCAGCGGCTCCGGTAGAGGAGAAGACAAGTTTTGATGTCATTCTTGCAAATGCAGGAGAAAAGAAGATAAATGTTATTAAGGTTGTCAGAGAGCTAACCGGCCTTGGACTCAAGGAGGCAAAGGACCTTGTTGAGGGTGCTCCAAAACCTGTTAAGACCGGTGTTTCTAAAGATGAGGCCAATGCCATCAAGGCAAAACTTGAGGCAGAGGGAGCAAAGGTAGAGATAAAATAA